The following are encoded in a window of Podospora pseudoanserina strain CBS 124.78 chromosome 6, whole genome shotgun sequence genomic DNA:
- a CDS encoding hypothetical protein (EggNog:ENOG503P75A; COG:S) codes for MSALFNLQSLLLVILLLICTCAHVHQIFPAILDRNKTGLMGVFWKSARIGERLSPYMSLWCLFMAGSIFLSS; via the exons ATG TCCGCCCTTTTCAACCTCCAGTCACTCCTCCTTGTAATCCTCCTCCTAATCTG CACATGCGCCCACGTCCACCAAATCttccccgccatcctcgacaGAAACAAGACCGGCCTTATGGGTGTCTTTTGGAAGTCAGCCAGGATCGGTGAGAGACTGAGCCCGTACATGAGTTTGTGGTGTCTCTTCATGGCT ggctccatcttcctcagctcTTAA
- a CDS encoding hypothetical protein (EggNog:ENOG503P115), with protein sequence MDGSAPEQVNPAGPPPGKYLGDLAVVDIAPEGDLVLRVTFNTSKETLTAAKKSKEPPTALKPTVKQGYRVQISVLKANSGYFNRLLGDTRFVEAKAVENALQKLSLSNVKPSEADLSELPIVEINEDDEASRTANLSLAFGDLMRILHRVPITTKPLAVRYLAIIAVLADRFDCTPLVSKWLAAIKFKFPPITTQNQNRTGPALFKSSEELLRQKILVSWLLNRPLVFQPSTRELVMYGSRRWCTLFDEEDEKPEHVYTAAWWDLPSGLEQELQLRRDCILNTVSSVPSHFLSLYISPSQSRPQCKLGYTSSPSCDSFQLGVAIKFLTNRNLLSFVDFAPKSYDKFHASGPPNDYIMSDVLHIIKTLKQCPAYQIDNNHRHCDLRGRMCRILEFVEARLGGGGVGISRVEWAKDRVEASWERRHGAEDGEERVLKYTSSMSSDQRLRYGGAFAAENLAREVFTADEWDWTAGENEGETEGISFGKWKLGEKSFPK encoded by the coding sequence ATGGACGGCTCCGCTCCGGAACAAGTCAACCCGGCCGGCCCGCCTCCGGGAAAATATCTTGGTGATCTGGCTGTGGTCGACATAGCTCCTGAGGGTGACCTTGTCCTTCGTGTCACCTTCAACACGTCGAAAGAAACACTCACGGCAGCCAAAAAGTCAAAGGAGCCACCAACGGCTCTCAAGCCCACAGTGAAGCAAGGCTACAGGGTGCAAATATCTGTTCTAAAAGCCAATTCAGGGTACTTCAACCGTTTGCTAGGGGACACACGGTTTGTGGAAGCCAAGGCAGTTGAAAATGCCCTCCAAAAGCTGTCCCTATCAAACGTAAAACCCTCCGAAGCAGACCTTTCCGAGCTGCCAATCGTCGAAATCAATGAAGATGACGAAGCCTCCCGTACCGCCAACCTCAGCTTGGCCTTCGGTGACCTGATGAGGATCCTTCATCGagtccccatcaccaccaagccccTCGCCGTCCGCTACCTGGCCATCATTGCCGTCCTAGCAGATCGCTTCGACTGCACCCCCTTAGTATCCAAATGGCTAGCCGCAATCAAGTTCAAattcccccccatcaccacccaaaaccaaaaccgaACCGGCCCAGCCCTCTTCAAGTCCTCTGAAgagctcctccgccaaaaGATCCTCGTCTCCTGGCTTCTCAACCGCCCATTAGTCTTCCAACCCTCCACCCGCGAGCTAGTCATGTACGGCTCAAGACGATGGTGCACCCTCttcgacgaagaagacgaaaagCCCGAACACGTCTACACAGCAGCATGGTGGGATCTCCCCTCCGGTCTCGAACAAGAACTCCAGCTCCGCCGGGACTGCATCCTCAACACAGTCTCCTCCGTCCCATCacacttcctctccctctacATCTCCCCCTCGCAGTCTCGCCCCCAGTGCAAGCTAGGCtacacctcctctcccagctGCGACTCTTTCCAATTAGGGGTAGCTATCAAATTTCTCACCAAccgcaacctcctctcctttgTCGATTTTGCCCCAAAGTCGTACGATAAATTCCATGCTTCTGGCCCGCCGAATGACTACATCATGTCAGACGTCTTGCACATAATCAAGACTCTTAAGCAATGCCCGGCGTATCAAATCGATAACAACCACAGGCATTGCGATCTGAGGGGTAGGATGTGCAGGATATTGGAATTTGTCGAGGCCAGgctgggaggtggcggggtgGGTATCAGTCGGGTAGAGTGGGCGAAGGATAGAGTGGAAGCTTCCTGGGAAAGGAGGCACGGGgcggaagatggggaggaaagggtCTTGAAATATACCAGCTCGATGAGCTCTGATCAGAGGCTAAGATACGGGGGTGCATTTGCGGCAGAGAATTTAGCAAGAGAGGTATTCACAGCCGATGAGTGGGATTGGACAGCCGGAGAAAATGAAGGGGAGACAGAAGGAATCAGCTTCGGAAAATGGAAGCTTGGGGAGAAGTCTTTTCCCAAATGA
- the FTR1 gene encoding high-affinity iron permease (EggNog:ENOG503NWZY; COG:P), translating to MVALFSIPIFLVTFREALETAIIVSILLAFIKKTLYRSHRAIYRQLVRQVWLGTSAGLVITLIISGALIGVFYSLGVDQWGARELTYEGAFSLIASLIITAVGFALLRIGKMQDKWKAKIEQSLGEQARQRRTKRGTVMMWLEKYSMFMLPFVTVLREGIEAVVFIAGVSFSAPVTSVPIAVIVGLMVGAGVGLAMYKGGSHTKMKLFLVISTCFLYLVAAGLFSRAVWAFEQQIWQDMVGGGDIAELGSGPGTYDIDKSVWHVDCCSPFVNGGSGWGFLNAVLGWNNSATYGSVISYNVYWIVVITIFMILRYKEVKGHWPFSKKPTPTEEHIGRREESIKTAIGPGSDILCVEGNVAPYVKIEDNISRMV from the exons ATGGTCGCTCTCTTCTCGATacccatcttcctcgtcacttTCCGGGAGGCCCTCGAGACAGCCATCATCGTCTCGATTCTCCTGGCCTTCATCAAGAAAACCCTCTACCGATCCCATCGCGCAATCTACAGGCAGCTCGTCCGTCAAGTCTGGCTCGGCACCTCGGCCGGCCTGGTTATCACTCTCATCATCTCTGGCGCCCTCATCGGAGTGTTTTACTCCCTCGGTGTCGACCAATGGGGTGCCCGCGAGCTTACTTATGAAGGCGCCTTCTCTCTCATCgcctctctcatcatcactgccGTCGGTTTCGCCTTATTGAGAATCGGCAAGATGCAAGACAAGTGGAAAGCCAAGATCGAGCAGTCGCTAGGCGAGCAGGCAAGGCAAAGACGAACTAAGAGAGGCACTGTCATGATGTGGTTGGAAAAGTATAGCATGTTCATGCTGCCCTTTGTTACCGTGCTCAGGGAGGGGATTGAGGCGGTGGTTTTCATTGCGGGAGTTAGCTTCTCTGCACCTGTTACGTCGGTGCCGATTGCTGTGATTGTTGGACTGATGGTTGGTGCAGGAGTTGGCTTGGCCATGTACAA GGGTGGTTCACATACCAAAATGAAGCTGTTCCTCGTCATCTCGACTTGTTTTCTCTACCTGGTCGCAGCCGGTCTCTTCTCAAGGGCTGTCTGGGCCTTTGAACAACAAATTTGGCAAGACatggtgggcggtggtgatattGCCGAGCTGGGCTCAGGTCCGGGAACTTATGATATTGACAAGTCCGTTTGGCACGTCGAT TGTTGCAGCCCCTTTGTGAACGGTGGATCAGGTTGGGGATTCCTCAACGCTGTTCTAGGCTGGAATAACTCGGCGACGTACGGCTCGGTCATATCATACAATGTCTACTGGATTGTAGTCATTACCATCTTCATGATCCTGAGGTACAAGGAGGTAAAGGGACACTGGCCTTTCTCCAAGAAGCCAACACCGACAGAGGAGCACATTGGACGCAGGGAGGAGAGCATCAAGACAGCCATTGGGCCTGGCAGTGACATCCTCTGCGTTGAGGGAAATGTGGCTCCGTATGTGAAGATTGAAGACAATATTTCAAGGATGGTTTGA
- the SOK1 gene encoding Protein SOSEKI 1 (EggNog:ENOG503NYUP; COG:T), which yields MGEQRAGGGLESHMPTHRRNDSATGEEPMPDAPSETRAPPAEPEVQSSLREVPPAQDLPRGTQDINANGSLATPVVGRPSPGLSRNPSSCSTNSNEKANAEYLTEGPNRRPPPTRRSSPQPARPLEPPVTKSTLSELDVTKIIHNPKLRHDINYDPELHFRPNLDGEKGRRKQEKANQFWNALLDQLILFVMDRETFMSRYADGKWCLPALLTAVRDIIETLVPQRDRELLNEGLNVDLLMQQFNRGVADLEALASWLSAVLKLHCAPMRDEWVDEMYQELSNGNRNNDPAELVKGMRSLLSVLEAMKLDVANHQIRCLRPVLIEDTVHFEQRFFMKKIQSRKLSVLPAREWYKAAQSNAERIYQHSPMPHAQAFGNMSIFFDALSRLVLPTTRSETTPCTFVFDEDRLLKLRSDMYDSICLEICMRKFEDLDRLSKITHLSTRVPSYVREEGALSNRSSGEFVFVSSRPSSFVFSDRGSTFSSPRNSGELCAQPSMDFAESRTKALDLYNSLLALLHTAPPANTSREKWRGLADSVALQILRYVNAPPSLPGFEDQIRNAVTNIEEELFQEVAAQFQQRLLAELAKRVNEFKHMSAVSLFSVATGGRIMGANRPSESLRDRNNGLFGERVPRDPREEAGIDDMAVRLAHLGVLHWRVWALLAYEDSIEEEMIDAAAVPVFEAA from the coding sequence ATGGGCGAACAACGTGCCGGAGGAGGACTCGAAAGCCACATGCCTACCCATAGGAGAAACGATTCGGCCACGGGCGAGGAGCCCATGCCAGACGCCCCCTCGGAAACCCGTGCGCCGCCAGCCGAGCCTGAAGTCCAGTCATCACTGAGGGAAGTCCCTCCTGCTCAGGATCTGCCCCGTGGGACACAGGATATCAACGCCAATGGGTCACTTGCCACACCAGTAGTCGGTCGTCCTTCGCCTGGACTGTCTAGAAACCCGTCCTCCTGCTCAACCAACTCCAACGAGAAGGCCAATGCCGAATATCTAACCGAAGGCCCCAACCGGAGACCGCCACCCACCCGTCGctcctcaccacaacccGCGCGCCCGCTCGAGCCACCAGTAACCAAGAGCACGTTAAGCGAACTCGATGTCACCAAGATAATACACAATCCCAAGCTCAGGCATGATATCAACTATGATCCCGAGCTCCATTTCCGCCCCAACTTGGACGGTgaaaaagggaggagaaAACAGGAGAAGGCCAATCAGTTTTGGAATGCGCTGCTGGACCAGCTGATTCTGTTTGTGATGGACCGGGAAACCTTCATGAGCAGGTATGCTGATGGGAAATGGTGCCTCCCGGCACTCCTTACTGCGGTTCGGGACATCATCGAGACATTGGTACCGCAGCGGGATCGGGAACTCCTGAACGAAGGGCTGAATGTGGATCTCCTGATGCAGCAGTTCAACCGTGGCGTTGCCGATCTCGAGGCCCTAGCATCGTGGCTATCGGCTGTTTTGAAGCTGCACTGTGCTCCGATGCGCGACGAATGGGTGGATGAGATGTACCAGGAGCTCAGCAACGGGAACCGCAACAACGATCCAGCCGAGCTTGTAAAGGGTATGAGGAGTTTGCTGAGTGTCTTGGAGGCCATGAAGTTGGATGTTGCCAACCACCAGATACGATGCCTGCGTCCGGTGTTGATCGAGGACACTGTGCACTTCGAGCAGCGCTTCTTTATGAAGAAGATCCAGTCCAGAAAGCTCAGCGTATTACCGGCCAGGGAATGGTACAAGGCTGCTCAAAGCAACGCCGAACGGATATATCAGCACTCGCCCATGCCTCATGCGCAAGCCTTTGGCAACATGTCCATCTTTTTCGATGCTCTTTCCCGACTCGTCCTTCCTACCACCCGGTCAGAGACCACGCCGTGCACATTTGTCTTTGATGAAGACCGCCTTCTCAAGCTACGCTCCGACATGTATGACAGCATCTGCTTGGAGATTTGCATGCGCAAGTTCGAGGACTTGGACCGTCTTTCCAAGATCACTCATCTGTCCACCAGGGTACCATCATATGTCCGCGAGGAAGGGGCTCTGAGCAATCGATCATCGGGCGAGTTCGTCTTCGTGTCTTCTCGGCCTTCGAGTTTTGTCTTTAGCGACCGGGGATCTACCTTCTCGTCGCCTCGCAACTCGGGCGAGTTGTGCGCTCAACCAAGCATGGACTTTGCCGAGTCCCGGACCAAGGCTCTTGACCTGTACAACTCGCTTCTTGCGCTTCTTCACACGGCACCccccgccaacacctccagAGAGAAGTGGAGAGGTCTTGCCGACTCGGTTGCCCTCCAGATCTTGCGCTACGTCAATGCGCCACCATCCCTTCCCGGATTCGAGGACCAGATCCGGAATGCCGTGACAAATATCGAGGAGGAACTCTTCCAGGAGGTTGCAGCGCAGTTCCAGCAACGATTGCTCGCCGAGCTGGCCAAGCGGGTCAACGAGTTCAAGCACATGTCTGCTGTCTCGCTCTTCTCTGTCGCCACTGGCGGTCGCATCATGGGAGCCAACCGTCCCAGCGAATCATTGCGCGATcgcaacaatggcttgtttGGCGAGAGGGTCCCCCGCGATCCTCGCGAGGAAGCTGGCATCGACGACATGGCCGTCCGCCTGGCGCATCTTGGCGTTCTTCATTGGAGGGTTTGGGCCCTGCTGGCGTACGAAGACTCGATTGAGGAAGAGATGATTGATGCCGCTGCTGTCCCAGTTTTTGAGGCAGCGTGA
- the PTC6 gene encoding Protein phosphatase 2C 6 (BUSCO:EOG09261KRX; COG:T; EggNog:ENOG503NZN0), giving the protein MLPLPCRRALGQLTVRSVRTASSRLPPPTPTLLDAFISYIATFFHHHGRAQMRNLTVSHTRALRLAGANRHLRTPTRATILAHRDATQPCGSWRAQSTVAANPVLRRGFHNYFITHLPSSSLHPDSRSSVGPGHKLPRSASTPHTPEPGSSPALNPPNMPGRDLTVVRIPLRSAKHHFGTSVSRGQRPYNEDTNQAGTITLPAFSKRVPTSVVRQPRPTGESINAYSALGDPQIFYFGVFDGHGGSECSEFLRDELHGYIEEAAAEFELESSLKGDKDRRYSLSDPGYSLSEPDVSRNQEEPREHNAGDGSEPPAGLSKTVKLEQELLNEYRRTIGGYFRRFHPSHFTASTVSSTSSFSEEPMSSTIPSNVPATLESVLTYAFLRADLDFVTAQARKPDPEDVIVEDLPLNKDEILGVPHLPPSGHSIGGRERFKGGSTASVALISTPTPAPFWHPNAHSTLVVAHVGDTRVLLCETKTGKPLALTTDHRPSSPVETRRMSRYASSMITDSFGEERIGGLANSRSFGDMQSKRIGVSAEPDITRVEMGPAEYSFLVLMSDGVSGSLSDQEIVDVIKEAKTPEDGARHVIEYATEVSSDGDNATCQVIRLGGWERRSEGGLGSLGTKEMRDMRRDEALDPRRRRS; this is encoded by the coding sequence ATGCTCCCATTGCCTTGTCGTCGGGCTCTGGGACAGCTTACGGTGAGGAGTGTCCGGACAGCTTCGTCCcgactcccaccacccactcctaCCCTCCTCGACGCCTTCATTAGCTACATCGCAACCTTTTTTCATCACCACGGACGAGCTCAGATGCGGAACCTTACCGTCTCACACACTCGCGCCTTGCGACTCGCAGGCGCCAACCGTCACCTCCGAACACCAACTCGAGCTACCATCCTGGCACACCGCGATGCGACACAGCCTTGCGGCAGCTGGCGAGCCCAGAGCACTGTCGCTGCCAACCCAGTTCTACGACGGGGCTTTCACAACTACTTCATAACTCACCttccctcgtcctcgcttCATCCAGACTCGCGATCCTCTGTCGGACCCGGCCACAAGCTTCCTCGATCTGCCTCGACACCACACACGCCAGAACCTGGGTCATCACCAGCCTTGAACCCACCAAATATGCCCGGTCGCGATTTGACGGTAGTCCGTATCCCTCTCCGAAGCGCCAAGCACCACTTTGGTACATCTGTCTCGCGCGGACAGCGGCCATACAACGAGGATACCAACCAAGCAGGGACAATAACGTTGCCAGCTTTCTCAAAGCGTGTACCAACCAGTGTGGTGCGCCAGCCAAGACCCACAGGCGAAAGCATCAATGCTTACAGCGCCCTGGGGGATCCTCAAATATTCTACTTTGGCGTATTTGACGGGCACGGAGGGTCCGAGTGTAGCGAGTTTCTGCGAGACGAATTGCATGGGTATAtagaggaggcggcggcggaaTTTGAGCTGGAAAGCAGCTTGAAGGGTGATAAGGATCGCAGGTACTCCCTGTCAGACCCAGGGTATTCCTTATCAGAACCAGATGTCTCGCGCAACCAGGAAGAACCGAGGGAACACAATGCTGGGGACGGTTCTGAGCCTCCAGCAGGTCTCAGCAAGACTGTGAAGTTGGAGCAAGAGCTTCTCAATGAGTACCGGCGCACCATTGGAGGCTACTTTCGCCGATTTCATCCGAGCCACTTCACGGCTTCCACCgtctcgtccacctcctccttttccgaAGAACCTATGTCATCAACAATTCCTAGCAATGTGCCCGCAACCCTCGAATCCGTTCTGACCTATGCCTTTCTCAGGGCTGACCTCGATTTCGTCACCGCGCAAGCGCGCAAGCCAGATCCAGAAGACGTGATTGTAGAAGACCTGCCTCTTAACAAGGACGAGATCCTGGGCGTCCCGCACCTTCCCCCATCGGGCCATAGCATCGGCGGGCGGGAGCGCTTCAAGGGAGGCTCTACCGCTTCGGTAGCTCTCATCTCGACTCCTACTCCGGCTCCTTTTTGGCATCCCAATGCGCACTCAACGCTGGTTGTAGCCCATGTGGGAGACACGCGTGTCTTGCTGTGCGAGACCAAGACCGGCAAACCTCTGGCTTTGACCACCGACCATcggccatcatcgccagtTGAGACGAGACGGATGAGTCGATATGCCAGCAGTATGATTACCGATTCttttggagaggagagaatCGGTGGGCTGGCCAATAGCAGATCATTTGGGGACATGCAGAGCAAAAGGATCGGTGTTTCTGCTGAGCCAGATATCACcagggtggagatgggccCGGCAGAGTACTCGTTTTTGGTGCTCATGTCTGACGGTGTGAGCGGAAGCTTGTCGGATCAGGAAATTGTGGATGTGATTAAAGAGGCCAAGACTCCGGAAGATGGTGCTAGGCATGTGATTGAGTATGCGACGGAGGTGTCGAGTGACGGCGACAACGCGACTTGTCAAGTTATCAGATTGGGAGGCTGGGAGAGGAGAAGCGAGGGCGGCCTGGGGAGCCTGGGTACGAAGGAGATGAGGGACATGAGAAGGGATGAGGCGTTGGACCcaagaagacggaggagtTGA
- the VPH1 gene encoding H(+)-transporting V0 sector ATPase subunit a (EggNog:ENOG503NWGW; COG:P), with protein sequence MAPTKDTPFRSADMSMVQLYISNEIGREVVNALGELGLVQFRDLNGDLSAFQRAYTKDIRRLDNVERQLRYFHSQMDKAGIPLRKLDLDVENLAPPTTTEIDELAERCQGLEQRVSSLNESYETLKKREVELAEWRWVLREAGGFFDRAHGSVEEIRASIDNDDAPLLQDIEHNNGAADVERSFSGMNIGFVAGVIARDRVAAFERILWRTLRGNLYMNQAEIPEPLIDPSTNEPVAKNVFVIFAHGKEILAKIRKISESMGAEVYNVDENSDLRRDQVHEVNARLNDVQNVLRNTQQTLEAELTQISRALSAWVVLIGKEKAVYNTLNLFSYDGARRTLIAEGWCPKHDLPLIRSTLQDVTNRAGLSVPTIINEIRTNKKPPTYLKTNKFTEAFQTIVNAYGTATYQEVNPAIPVIVTFPFLFAVMFGDFGHAIIMLCASLAMIYWEKPLKKVTFELFAMVYYGRYIALVMAVFSVYTGLIYNDVFSKSMTLFSSQWEWDVPEGWTEGDTLVGKLKDPNYRYPFGLDWRWHGTENDLLFSNSYKMKMSIILGWAHMTYSLCFSYINARHFKKPIDIWGNFVPGMIFFQAIFGYLVVCIIYKWSVDWFAIGQQPPGLLNMLIYMFLQPGFIDIPLYSGQAAVQKFLLFFAVLQVPILLFLKPFYLRWEHNRARAKGYRGIGERSRVSALDEDDEGHGANGRPSGESDEGVGMIAQGVDHEDEEHEEFEFGEVMIHQVIHTIEFCLNCVSHTASYLRLWALSLAHQQLSAVLWSMTMGPALKNGKGIGGAIFLVVIFAAFFCLSCIILIIMEGVSAMLHSLRLAWVESFSKFAEFGGWPFAPFSFGTLLEENEELKEYLG encoded by the exons ATGGCGCCGACAAAGGACACCCCCTTCCGCTCAGCGGACATGAGCATGGTCCAGCTCTACATTTCCAACGAAATAGGCCGTGAAGTTGTCAACGCCCTGGGCGAACTTGGCCTCGTCCAGTTCCGCGAC CTCAACGGCGACCTAAGTGCTTTCCAGAGAGCTTATACCAAAGATATCAGACGCCTCGACAATGTTGAACGTCAGCTTC GCTACTTCCATTCTCAGATGGACAAGGCCGGCATCCCTCTCCGCAAACTCGACCTGGATGTTGAGAACCTCGCCCCTccgaccaccaccgagatTGATGAGCTGGCCGAACGATGCCAGGGCCTCGAGCAGCGTGTTTCGTCCCTGAACGAAAGTTACGAGACACTGAAGAAGCGCGAGGTCGAGCTCGCCGAGTGGCGCTGGGTCCTGCGTGAGGCTGGCGGCTTCTTTGACCGTGCCCACGGCAGCGTAGAAGAGATTCGCGCCTCGatcgacaacgacgacgccCCGCTCCTGCAGGATATCGAACACAACAACGGTGCTGCCGATGTGGAGCGGTCCTTCTCCGGCATGAACATTGGCTTTGTAGCTGGTGTCATTGCCAGAGACCGTGTTGCCGCCTTTGAGCGTATTCTCTGGAGAACTCTCCGTGGTAACCTTTACATGAACCAGGCCGAGATCCCCGAGCCTCTCATCGACCCTTCCACCAACGAGCCCGTCGCCAAGAATGTTTTTGTCATCTTTGCTCACGGCAAAGAGATCCTCGCCAAGATTCGCAAGATCTCAGAGTCAATGGGCGCTGAGGTATACAATGTTGATGAGAACAGTGACTTGCGTCGGGACCAGGTGCATGAGGTCAATGCTAGACTTAACGATGTCCAGAACGTTCTCCGCAACACCCAGCAGACTCTCGAGGCAGAGCTCACTCAGATTTCTCGCGCCCTTTCTGCTTGGGTGGTACTGATCGGCAAAGAAAAGGCTGTCTACAACAcgctcaacctcttctcctaCGATGGTGCTCGCCGCACTCTCATCGCCGAGGGCTGGTGCCCCAAGCACGATCTGCCCCTGATCAGGTCGACCCTCCAGGATGTGACAAATCGCGCTGGTCTGTCTGTGCCAACCATCATTAACGAGATTcgcaccaacaagaagccTCCTACTTATCTCAAGACCAACAAGTTTACCGAAGCATTCCAAACCATCGTCAACGCCTATGGTACCGCCACTTACCAAGAAGTCAACCCTGCCATTCCCGTCATTGTTACCTTCCCCTTCCTGTTCGCCGTCATGTTTGGTGATTTCGGTcacgccatcatcatgctcTGCGCTTCGCTGGCCATGATCTACTGGGAGAAACCGCTCAAGAAGGTCACCTTCGAGCTCTTCGCCATGGTGTATTACGGACGCTACATCGCTCTTGTCATGGCTGTCTTTTCGGTCTACACCGGCCTCATCTACAATGATGTCTTCTCCAAGTCCATGACACTGTTTAGCAGTcagtgggagtgggatgttCCTGAAGGCTGGACTGAGGGTGATACACTTGTCGGCAAGCTGAAGGACCCCAACTACCGCTACCCCTTTGGTCTTGACTGGAGATGGCATGGCACTGAGAacgacctcctcttcagcaacaGTTacaagatgaagatgagtATCATTCTTGGCTGGGCTCACATGACGTACTCTCTCTGCTTTTCGTACATCAACGCCAGGCACTTCAAGAAACCCATTGATATCTGGGGCAACTTTGTACCTGGCATGATCTTCTTCCAGGCCATTTTTGGGTACCTGGTGGTTTGCATCATCTACAAGTGGAGCGTGGACTGGTTCGCCATTGGACAGCAGCCCCCTGGATTGCTCAACATGCTCATCTACATGTTCCTCCAGCCCGGTTTCATCGACATTCCTCTGTACAGCGGTCAGGCGGCTGTTCAAAAGTTCTTGCTGTTCTTCGCCGTCCTTCAGGTGCCGATTCTCTTGTTCCTCAAGCCCTTTTATCTGCGCTGGGAGCACAACCGCGCCCGGGCCAAGGGTTATCGCGGGATCGGCGAACGATCAAGAGTTAGTGCTctggacgaggatgatgagggccaTGGAGCAAACGGTCGTCCCAGTGGAGAAAGTGACGAGGGCGTTGGTATGATCGCGCAGGGTGTCGACCACGAAGATGAGGAACACGAGGAGTTTGAGTTTGGTGAGGTGATGATTCACCAGGTCATCCACACTATTG AATTTTGCCTCAACTGCGTTTCCCACACGGCTTCCTATCTTCGTCTCTGGGCCTTGTCTCTTGCTCATCAACAGCTGTCGGCTGTGTTGTGGAGCATGACCATGGGGCCCGCACTGAAGAACGGCAAGGGCATTGGCGGCGCCATCTTCCTTGTGGTGATCTTtgcagccttcttctgcctCAGCTGTATCATCTTGATTATCATGGAGGGTGTGTCGGCCATGTTGCACTCGTTGCGTCTTGCGTGGGTCGAGTCTTTCAGCAAGTTTGCcgagtttggtggttggCCGTTTGCGCCCTTCAGTTTTGGGACGTTGCTAGAAGAGAATGAGGAGTTGAAGGAATATCTGGGTTAG